From Terriglobia bacterium, a single genomic window includes:
- a CDS encoding histidine kinase: MLTIWVATAMTYPALRRVAAWFVDKIVLKRADYADLLIQLSRQIDLRNSPEAMFDEALQILSPALSARMDWMVWNQPQDMIVVQADRRRAQVPIATTEAPRYVLHIRDLASGRRLLSDDVAMLERAALLIARRIDAVRSIEERYRHDVREQEMRKLAAEAELKALRAQINPHFLFNALTTIGYLIQTAPERALETLMRLSGLLRAVLKSADEFVPLGEELDLVEAYLDIERARFEDRLRVLVDVPFELRKIRIPALVIQPLVENSIKHGISESLTGGEVRISARLEELTAIISVIDTGAGANDLPSARQKSRGLGLSNVQKRLERYGSLNAVTMRSTQGAGTTVELRIPVDLASPAEISSGARLTNNPKR, translated from the coding sequence TTGCTGACGATCTGGGTTGCGACGGCTATGACGTACCCGGCTTTGCGCCGTGTCGCGGCGTGGTTCGTGGATAAGATCGTTTTGAAGCGTGCCGATTATGCGGATCTCCTGATTCAACTGTCGCGGCAGATCGACCTGCGAAACTCCCCGGAAGCCATGTTCGACGAAGCTTTACAGATCCTTTCGCCTGCCCTGAGCGCCAGGATGGACTGGATGGTGTGGAATCAGCCGCAGGACATGATCGTTGTGCAGGCGGACCGCCGGCGGGCACAAGTCCCGATCGCGACAACCGAAGCGCCGCGCTACGTCCTGCATATTCGTGATCTGGCCAGTGGCAGGCGGCTGCTTTCCGACGATGTCGCCATGTTGGAACGCGCCGCCCTGCTCATCGCCCGCCGTATCGATGCGGTCCGGTCGATCGAAGAACGATACCGGCACGATGTCCGGGAGCAGGAAATGAGGAAGCTGGCCGCCGAGGCCGAGCTCAAAGCCCTGCGCGCTCAAATCAATCCGCACTTTCTATTTAATGCCCTGACCACAATCGGCTATCTGATTCAAACCGCTCCGGAGCGGGCGCTGGAAACGTTGATGCGCCTGTCCGGTCTGTTGCGCGCCGTCCTGAAGTCCGCGGATGAATTCGTGCCGCTTGGCGAGGAATTGGACCTTGTCGAGGCATACCTGGATATCGAACGCGCCAGATTCGAGGACCGTCTGCGCGTGCTCGTCGACGTGCCCTTCGAATTGCGGAAGATACGAATTCCAGCCCTGGTGATTCAGCCGCTTGTCGAGAACTCCATCAAACACGGAATCAGTGAGTCGCTGACCGGCGGCGAAGTGCGAATTTCAGCGCGGCTGGAGGAATTGACGGCGATCATCTCTGTTATAGACACCGGCGCCGGTGCAAATGATCTGCCATCGGCCAGACAGAAGTCACGCGGGCTGGGGCTGTCCAATGTGCAGAAACGTCTGGAAAGATACGGCAGCCTTAATGCCGTGACGATGCGCAGCACTCAGGGAGCAGGCACGACCGTGGAACTCCGGATTCCGGTCGACCTGGCCTCCCCGGCGGAAATCTCCTCGGGCGCCCGGCTAACGAACAACCCGAAACGTTAA